The sequence TTCAATCCAAGCTTAGCATAGAATATCTTAACCGCTAATCTAAGTAGGACCTTGCCCCCTGAGCCGAGCATGTCTCTCAAAGCTTCAGCAAAATCTTCGGGTCTATAGGGAATTTCGTCACGCCTGATAGAGAAGCGGGTCTCCATATAATGATAGACTGCCTGACGGACATGTTCGCCTAACGCAAGTAAACTCTCATCGATCGCCTCCAGTAATCTCTTGTTGAAATCATCCGAAACTCTATCTGAATTAAAATTTTGATTCAAAATTTGAGCCTCAAACCTATTCAAACCATCGGTGTAAACTTAGGTGTAGGGTAGCCTTTCGAAACATCCATCTCCACCGCATACAAACCTGTTCTAGGCTTTACAGCATAGAAGAGGAGACAGCCATTCTCCTTCACTATCTTCAGATGGGTTGTGGCGACGGAGCCTAGTCTTCTAGACAAACTCTCGTAACCTGCCTTCAAAAGTACGATGCCGATTGAGTTATGTTTACGGATCCTTATTGCGTCTTGGCCGAGAATCTTTTCGTAGGTAGATTCATCATAGTAACTGATCATAGTGTCAGCACCTGAGACAGACATGACCGGTTGCCCAGTCTTCCTATTCAGCTCTTCTTCAATCTTGAGATATTTCGAGTAATCTTCCCATGGGTTCTTCGCTTCGAAGGCTACCATGTAAGGTTTATCTGAGTCTCCGCCAAGGGTCTTAGCTACGCAAACCTTCAGGAGACCGTTGATCTCATCATCTGTGAGGCCGTAACTCAAACCTATCTGCTTAGCTTTCTCGGCGTCTACTCCCAACGTTGGGATCAGTAGGACGGCTCGTCCCTTAGATATGAAGTTTACAATTGTAGGGACCACGATGAGATGATACTCAGCCATAGAAACCTCATCTCCAATTTCCAGAAGAACAGAGTCTCCTACGGAAAATCCTCCGCCCAAGATCTCATCCATATCTATGGATCCCGTCGAGTATTTCCCCGGCGGATCTGGAATCGGATCGAATCGATGGATCTTCCCAACCTTCTTATGGGTGAAGGGAGGAAATGCTTTGAAACCTCCGCTGAGTGTGAAGACTAACTTTCTTTCACTAATCTTCACCCCGCGCATTTTCCTAATCTCTAATTCTCGAAGCAACCTACCATCGAGTGTCCTGACTCGTAACATTATTGCACCGTCAGCAACAAACTCCTCCACACCCATGCCGACTCTCCGTGACCCTTGAGGAACCTCTACAACCATGAGTGTAGTACAGTTCAGCTGTCTAACAATTCTTCCAAAGATGATATTGAGGGCAATCCTTGCATCATTTGATTTCTGGAAGGCTTGAGCCAGTGAAGAGTACGAGTCTACGACCAGACGCTGGGCCTTCAGCAACTGAACCTCACGTAGGATTTCATCTAAAATAGTTGATGTGACCATCTCTCTCATGGCGGTGTAATCCAGTATCTTGATCTTCCTATCTAACTGAAACTTCGTGAGGTCAATGTTTAAATGTCCTGAGAGGTTCTCGATGAGTGTATCCTCGGCCTCGGCGAAACTGACGTATATGCCGGGCTCATCTGACTCGGCGCCTTTGGCTATGAATCGAGCTGAGAAGGCAGTCTTGCCAGTCCCTGGGTTCCCTGCAAGTAGAATGAGACTACCTTTAGGGAAACCCCCGCCGATCACGGTGTCCAACCCATCGATTCCGGTCCCAACCATATATCCCAAACTGAGGACTCCAACCACTCAAATTTGCAGTGTTGATGAGTATTGATGAAAATAAAGATTTGCCATCCAGTCTTAGAGTAACAAAAATCAAAGGCGACGTCTTGACATGATCTTGTGAGTTTGAAAGTGAATAGACAAGCCCCTGTAAAAGTTTCCATTCGCATCCGAATTCTGTAAAACACCCACCTTTAAGATAAAGCAGTTTATATTCACAATGTTAATATATTGTGGACAAGAGGCATTTACAGGGACGGTGCAAGAACAAACGAGTATTCAACGAAACCAAAAAGATTATACAATAATCATTCACATTTAACATATTGTGATGGTTGATGTTCTGGATTATGCCTCCTAGATATCCACTGTTCTACCATTCCATATTCTGGCCCTGGTTTCCTTTCCCTGTGGTAACAACTCTCCCACCAAACCTATACTGGCGGACACCATGGTACGCTCAGGAGATAGGTGTCACCACCTGGACCCCTAGGGAATATTGGTACTGGTGACGGTGTAGGATCATTTGGAGTTCAAGTATCTTAGGGCATCCATTGCGGCTTTACATCCTGACCCTGCTGCTACTACCGCTTGCCTGTAAACCTTGTCTACCACATCGCCTGCCGCAAATATTCCAGGTTTGCTTGTCGATGAGTCTGCCGCGATCTTTATGTATCCTTCCCCATCGAGCTCCAGGTGGCCCCTGAATATCTCTGTGTTAGGAGTCTGGCCTATAGCTATGAATACTCCGTCGCACCTGAGCTCTTGGGTTTGGCCTGTCAAAACGTTTCTGATCTTGACACCTTCAACATGGTCGTCTCCAAGAATATCCTCGACGACGCAGCTCCACAGGAATCTTATTTTACTGATTCTCATCGCCTTCTCCTGAATCGTCGCTGCAGCCCTCAACCTATCTCTCCTATGGATTAGAGTCACCTTGCTAGCGATCTTTGACAGGAAGATCGCGTCCTCGACGGCTGTGTCTCCTCCGCCTACCACCACCACATCCTTATCTTTGAAGAAGTAGCCGTCGCATATTGCGCATGAGGAGACACCTCTACCTATTAGCCTCTTCTCAGATTCGAGGCCCAACCATCTAGGCGATGAGCCTGTCGCAACTATGATTGAAGCCGCCTCATACAGTTTACCATCAACCTCAACCTTGAAAGGCGGCTCAGCGAAGTCGACCCTCTCAACAACTCCAGGTATGAACTCGACCCCGAAACGTTCCGCCTGCTTCCTCATCAAACCAACAAGCTCGGGGCCTGATATTGGCATTGGGAATCCTGGGTAGTTCTCTACTTCCAGAGCAAAGTTCAACTGTCCACCGGGTATGTTACCTTCAACAACCTTCGTCTCGACACCCCCTCTTGCGGCGTAGATAGAGGCTGTTAAACCAGCGGGACCTGAGCCTATTATTATGAGATTCAACTCCGGACACCCTAAATAGTTGTGAGGGGCATTTAGATTGAATCGTCGAATAGTGGAATCAAATTTTCGTTCGTCAGTTTGATGGATTTTCGGTAGTTCAAAAAGGTTTAGGCTCATATGTTTGGGATCTCTAGATCTCTGACTCTTCCCTTGAGGGCCTCTATCTCTGTTAGTATGAGGTCCAGCCTTTTATTGATCTCTTCAAGCCTCTGTTCAAGCTCAGATTTTTGAACTATTCTTGAGATCTTGGCCTCGACACTTCTTAGATCAGCCTCCAACCTAGGTATCGATTCATATATTCTAGAATTTAGATCGTTCAACCTCGACTCTAATTCCATTCTGCTAATGGTGCCTGACAACTTCTCCTCAAGAATCTTCATATTCTCTTTCATCTTAGATTCTAGACTCTTCAGACTGTCAGCCAGAACATTCACAGCAGCCGGTTTCCTTGGTTTAGCAAGTCTTCGGGTCTTACCTCCAGATCTCTTCATAGCCTTCTTTGGCATATTGTAAACCTCCAGAGATTTAATTGCAAATATTCTATATAACGGTTGGTTAATCAATATGTTGAGTCGCCTCCTTTTTTGGGAGGTGGCTTCAGCAATATTGTCTGGTTGGGTGTTAGGGTTTGAGGGGTAAGAGGGTGAGTCTGAGGGAGGCTTGCGAGAGCATATCTGATGGGGATTTTTTGGCGATTGGAGGTTT is a genomic window of Candidatus Bathyarchaeota archaeon containing:
- a CDS encoding AAA family ATPase, whose protein sequence is MGYMVGTGIDGLDTVIGGGFPKGSLILLAGNPGTGKTAFSARFIAKGAESDEPGIYVSFAEAEDTLIENLSGHLNIDLTKFQLDRKIKILDYTAMREMVTSTILDEILREVQLLKAQRLVVDSYSSLAQAFQKSNDARIALNIIFGRIVRQLNCTTLMVVEVPQGSRRVGMGVEEFVADGAIMLRVRTLDGRLLRELEIRKMRGVKISERKLVFTLSGGFKAFPPFTHKKVGKIHRFDPIPDPPGKYSTGSIDMDEILGGGFSVGDSVLLEIGDEVSMAEYHLIVVPTIVNFISKGRAVLLIPTLGVDAEKAKQIGLSYGLTDDEINGLLKVCVAKTLGGDSDKPYMVAFEAKNPWEDYSKYLKIEEELNRKTGQPVMSVSGADTMISYYDESTYEKILGQDAIRIRKHNSIGIVLLKAGYESLSRRLGSVATTHLKIVKENGCLLFYAVKPRTGLYAVEMDVSKGYPTPKFTPMV
- the trxB gene encoding thioredoxin-disulfide reductase → MSLNLFELPKIHQTDERKFDSTIRRFNLNAPHNYLGCPELNLIIIGSGPAGLTASIYAARGGVETKVVEGNIPGGQLNFALEVENYPGFPMPISGPELVGLMRKQAERFGVEFIPGVVERVDFAEPPFKVEVDGKLYEAASIIVATGSSPRWLGLESEKRLIGRGVSSCAICDGYFFKDKDVVVVGGGDTAVEDAIFLSKIASKVTLIHRRDRLRAAATIQEKAMRISKIRFLWSCVVEDILGDDHVEGVKIRNVLTGQTQELRCDGVFIAIGQTPNTEIFRGHLELDGEGYIKIAADSSTSKPGIFAAGDVVDKVYRQAVVAAGSGCKAAMDALRYLNSK